The following nucleotide sequence is from Glycine max cultivar Williams 82 chromosome 9, Glycine_max_v4.0, whole genome shotgun sequence.
CCACTTCCCATAATAAATCAGGGTAAGACCTCATAAGTGCAGCTACAAATTGAAAATTTCCAACTTGTGTAGCATCAAATGTTATTTGTGATGGTACACTTATGAAAGTCCTCATCTCTGTTTCATCGTAATCTTGTTCAAGAAGCTTGTTCCAAAGACACTCAACAAGTTGAACGAATGGAGTTGGCTTCATGCCTGTCACGATAagaatttctattattttttgttataataagtttttgaattttactttacaaatttcttttttctttcttctcaaatgacattagaaaataattttcttaaaaaagtaaaattcttgaaagttttttttttaaaacctaacCTTTATGGTGAAAAACTTTTAAGTAAGAATAATAGTAGATCATGAGGTTATTAATCCAATTAAAAATGCTCTATTGATAAAGTAGATGTTCTTGTTGAAGCAATCAATAATATAAATACTACTAAGGCACACTGTATTTTATTATCTTCAAAACTGTGGATCAATTGAAGATAATGTTGAAAAGTCTACTTATATAGTAAAAATTAGAATACACGATTAGaatgtttaattagttatttttattagcctctctctcttctcatgTGCATTTCATATACTATTTTGGCcacttgtaaaaataaaaaatctctttCGACCAAGTTTACTAtcattcttttatctttattttcatacttaattttcttaaatatctgatctattcttttcaatatatattcttttatccgtttctaaattaaatttcaaactttttttcttaaaaaatgcccaagttaaaaacaattttatattataatttaatttgtgaactataaatctaaaatataatttatatattagagacatttttattataaattttaattataataaagtattatatattaaaaatatttatttattagaaattttaattatacaaagataaatatttataatactaaaatattagttaaaatagTTTATATGTATAAGTGGCTAGAGTGTATGAAAAACAGTATAAGAATAACATGctattataaaatgattttttaaatcaattgtaGGATCGGTGTTCATGCAAACAATATAGAAAGTCAGAATTTTTAGATGAATTAAAAGTCGATCTAAAAAATGACTTTTAATATTGGTTATTTTAGTGATTGTAAAACCTTACTATTGTTCAAGATTTGGCTTGGAGGATACCATTGACCATGACCAGTAAAGCCACTTGGCATTCGAGCCAAGAGATGCAAGGCTGTATCGTTGTTCTCATCCCTTTCCAATGCCAGCATTGAGTGTTCTTGTAGCATTTTCAAAGCTATATCTGcaaaattttccaaaattacTTGGAATGCAATTGTTGCATGGTAATTGATGACAGCTTATGtgctctatttttcttttcccattTGATAGTTACAAACGTGACACATTGCTTAGGGATGTATCTGACACGCACACGCATACAAATAACAGGGGACATGATAATCTAAAAGTCAAAGGCATATATATCTATAGTGTGCAATGTCTGCAATTTAAGTAATATAATTGAAAAGATTTATAGATTAACATATGCTTCAATTATGCTGTCCTTTATATTCCTTAATTGATTCATTGTATGATCACGGAAATTACTACACATTGGCTTCTGAGAAAAAGTCATAAAATTAACTTTCCTTAATTCAGTGTTTCTAGCATAACAGATTCATATCCTGAGTCGTTAATTAGCATGTGATCCTCATGGCTCATGTTCTTGTCTATCCTCGAAATTCAGTAAAGCAGAACATATTCATTTGTTGTGACTGAATTACTGCAGAAAGTTCAATGtattaatgaatttattttttatcctaaacatgcaatatataaattaattggtGGTGTATGAAGAGATAAAGTTTTCATTCACCCCAAAAAAAGTGAGAAATCCTTTTTATCTATGAtgagaaatgaaaattataaatctcAATCATATGATtaatcttatcatatataaatgatgaaattaaatttagttagaGGTCACATggatacattaaatatatatatatatatttcttttaatctttacCATGTAAGTAAACTCTAATTACAATTGCAAGAATGTGGGGTTTGACCCTTggataaaatcatgaaaaattaaGATTAGATCATAAAGTCCTGCTATACTTTTTTAAGTGGtcataattaaacatttcaattttaatcttaACAAATTCATGTATCattgtttgatttaaatataCTCTTCTCATTGTCTAAAACAAACACTCCTCTCAATTGATATAATCATATATGTAGATGCTTATCAAGTAACCATGTAAATTTTCATGAATGAAGGAAAAACTGAGGGAATTGAATTCACTCACCATACAATCCATTCTTTATGCAAAGGAAGAACAGTGTAgtccactcatcttcttctaaaaTGCCAGTAGTCAGGTCATAGAGATGCCTAGCCATGTCATCTTTTCCTTGTAAGGCAGCCATGTAAAAAGGAGTGGCTCCTTCTCCGCCCCGAATTTTCGGTAGGCCTGCATTTTTCTTGATCATCAGAGAAGCAATCTGCAGGTTTCCAGATGCAGCAGCATAGCAAAACGCGGTGTTTCCGTTGAAATTTTTCAGTTCTAGGTCATCAGGGTTCAGTAATTTAACCAGCAGATCCACAAAGTGAACTTGGTCTGTTCCTGCCACAACATGAAGTAGTGTACCCCATTCCTTTGTTATAGCAGCGTTTAATAGACTAGTGTCTGCATCTATCATGCGTCTGGCTGCATTCCAATCACCCCTCAATGCTAGCTTATAAAGGGGTATACATTTTTCTAAGTATTCCCCTgtagaaattaaagtgcaaaatTTCCTTCAGCTGAAGAAAGCATAAGtttatttacatataaaatAGTTGTAAGTTCATCTAGTATTACTTTTGGGTGTTTTTGGGTTACCAAGTTATTGAAGCAAAATACACACCAGATTTACGGATTACTAAATGAGTGTTTGGTTTAGTTGTtgtctgttttcatttttattgaaaatagaaaatggtaaTAAAAATGCATTTGgttggatttttaaaaatatttttcgtgaaaatattttctcaaacgaaccaaaaattaaaaataataaaatctcattttttaaaaacacattttcagtgtttttatttcttgaaaactgaaaacaaaaaattaaactaaacatatttttagaattctaatattttaaaaatgaaaacagaaaatgaaaatgtaaactAAAAACAccctaatatttataaaaaaaaaaaaaacaccactgATCACTTTGAATGAAATTTCTCTTTCTATCAACTATCAACCACGTGTTATTAATTTTGGGTTTGATCACCCAATTGGGCAAGACTACCAATTAAAGAGGTAAAAGTCTTCCTAATAAGTTTAATCGCAATTGCATTCCTAATGTTTGAATTTGAGACCGCTATATAAGTTAGAACAGTCTCTAATCAACATAGTGATGGCCATCTTGTGCTACGATATAGTGCTGGCTTTGCAAGAAAAACAGATGATTGATAAAATATGCGGATGCTTTAATTAATGTTGCAAATTGCAAATATAAAATGTTGGAGGATCGTATTTGGTTGCTGGCAGATGGTTTTGGTAGTATTTGTGTCTAGTGGGCAgaagatttttctttataaagtgATGTTACTATCACTAAATAATAGTGTGGCAAGTGTTACATtagaaaatgcataaaaaagtataggacagagagagagagtactTTTGTTTTCCAGTATGTGACGGGAAGGGTGTCGAGGTTGAGGAGAAGCCATCTGAACCACATGTGCCGGTGGTGATGATGTTGTTAATTCAACGGAAGGGCTTGAAAATTGAGCAGAAGCCATAGGAACAACCACCTGCGTTTGTGATGGTGATGATGTTGCTGCTGAGTTTGCATTATTTACCATGTCCATATTTCTGTAAAACAAACATATAATCTTTACTCTGATCACAAGCAAGTTTTTTTAGGGTGTGTTTTGTAGGTTATAACTACAAGTTTTGGAAAGGAAGAAAGACAtggccaattttttttatttaatttttttaaaatgataaaaaataaaacaaagtgaTATATTATAAACTAACAAGAATTTGGTGTCttagtcttttatttaatttacataCATATTAtgtacttatatttattttaaaaacattacttttcttttacaaatgatgtaatattaacttttgaatacattattcaattattcatcGTGGCTCGGGTGTTTAATGGTGGCCCACACGTAGCTTTCGTTTGTTTAACATCATACACTATATAGTCCAAACTCAAAAACCAACacactaattaataatatttattttactagtAGTAATAGTAATATTTTCAGTCTAGATaagattttattagttttatatatacgcatgcaaattaattataaagttcCAATGCACTATGATTCTTACGTTTGAACTGAAATCACGAAAGAGCTTAGATAGAGCCGTTGCTATGATGTGTTGGGCCATCCTTTTCACTTTCAGGGAACAGGTCAGGGTGATCATTAAGGTGACTATATATCACCAATCACGTAGATTAATTAGTAGTAGCAGtgtaagtttattttgatttaattaatgatttaaaattCATGTCTTATACTTAGTTATTTTAGacagtaaaataaaaagaatcttATTATCTATATTAATGTTACTCAACCCAATCAGGAAATTAGTTTGtactaaaaaataacaaaggagGGTGTGCTCATGACTGTGTCTTATTCTATCATCATATATATCAACTTGCAACGTGTCATTTAGCTAGGTATGTGCAGCAAGTTAGCCCTCACCCTCTTTCGTCAAACACGAgagaatattataatattaaaatacgaGTCATTATCTTTTGCTTTTAAGATTATGGACATTGACTTACAAATTACTAAGTCTTCGCCATACACACCACGCACAGAACCTATCAGAATTCAGTTATTCcctacatatatacatacctgAACGTATTTCAAGTCTGTGCACAGGATCTTTCAATATGCTAGCTAGCTTTCCTGTTAACCAAAATTGGATTATTCAGtatatgataatattattttcatttttatatataagaaataaataagagcATTCTAATTTTGGAAGATAACGGAAGAAAATGGCGATCTAAATTGGAAAATAGCAGAATCAGGTGCAGAAAACGCATCGGAAGAAAGATAAAGGAACTCTGTGTCTGATAAATTGTGAAGGTTATTACGAATTAGAGAAGCATAAGATATATTTTAAGGCCACAAAAATAGTAGATTAAAATGTGATAGattgaatgaaaaaagataGATATAGATTTGTTTAGTTTGCATACAAAAGAGGAGGTGGAACCAAGAGGGGTGAGCGTAGCAGAAGGAGTTCATCTTGTAATAAATTAAGGTTTGAATTCTCACTAAGAGAAAGACATAGATTTAACATTCCACTGTACTTCAAATGGAATTATTCTTAAAGGAAGATTCTCTTGGAAAACAAAAAGTGAGAGAGGGGAAGGTGTGGGAGGTagaagaagcatgataaagaaCCCCccacccaatttttttttataaggaatGATTTTGAAACTCCTCTATATATGAAGATATATACTTTGAAATGGTTGTTGTTGAAGAGTTATTTCCACCAAAAAGGATAACATAAAGGAACGCAAGATTGAGAGTTAGAGTGGTATACTATCAACTATCAAACCTATATATAATGAAGAAGAATTTGTAAAAGAAGAGCTAATTAAGCAAGAAAAATGTGATtaatgagaaagagagagagagaaattttaGATTTACCTCAACAGGTCTTGGAACAGAAAGATTTAAGAGCTGCCGCTGAAGGAAGTGACACCACTTTGTTTATCTTCATAATCTTCAGTTTTTCCACAGACAGTGGAAACCCAAAAAGCGTTTGGTAATTGGAATACATCTGTAATGGAGGCTTTTTCGGACTGTGCAGGTGGGGGTGTAAACTCAATTATACTATGAAATCAAAAGCAGATTCCTATTTTTAGTCAATtgaaaaacattaatatataaatcagcAACATGATAATGctcaaaataaaacaatgttCAGGCATTATTATTATGAAGATGACTCTTTACTTCTTTATTGCCACACCTTCGTAGCTTTGGCGCTTTCTCTGTGGGCCAATAGGTCATCATGCTTTTACAATAGCCACCTTCTTAGAATATAATATAGtaagagaaaaaactaaaagaaagtgGACTCTTCaatggttatttataaataaataaagttttagaaaaataataaagttttataattaaataaataaggaaaaaaattttattaatgaaaataataatttgagagaaaaaagtattttatttatttatttaataagaaataaaatagagttcatttttataaaataataaaaataaataaataaagtaaataataagttgtaagtatctaactataaatagagacgtgTTAGGTCAATTTTAACACTAACAtgcttcctcttcctctcaattttgtttttccctCTCCCCATtccaaaactctctctttttcccgcatactACCAAACATATCTCAGAAAAAGCGACGATATCGAACTCATTCAatgttggatcgtcgtgaaatttgggcACCAAGTTCGGAACTCATTTccgaacattctcaccgttgggaattatgAAAACATGTCGGAGCTTAGAGAAATACCCTTTATAtcgtagttttttattttcccgtAGAAATCCAAAActatctcagtaaaactacgatcccagaCTCATTAACCATTGCATTGTCGCGAAATTTTTATATGTGGTTCGCGATTCAATTCCACAcaccttcaccgttgggatttgtgaaataattttCATGGAAAGAGAAACTAAATCGCACAAAGACAGTGcaaaatggaggcttcaatctttctccttctctctaacgtttgagAACCCTATCAGAACAGTCAGatgaaaaacttgaggaatctcatGAAACCGTTAGAAATATCACTATTGTTGTCacaatacacacgtgagcctGCTTAAAGGTAAGATATGAGTTTaccgcaattggggttagaatgaacatgtgtaggaatccttaggggatcaaattgagatttattttgagATGCTTATTGTATTATAATTCTTTCGGTTTGAATATGTGAACTATTTGAGGGATTTTACTCCCAATGTtgtgagaaatatttttgtatgatttgtttgtgttttttataacatttagcatgataaataattatattgagatcgtaaaattgtgattgaaattgtgtataagtgataaattaaatatgtgaaattgtgaacatgagattcagttgtgaataagtgtttggttaacacttgatgtgaaaatacttgtgttgtgagctgtaaattatacaataacccgaccaatgtttaccttgagaaaagtgtttatgcccagtgttaaagggaaaatgtaggtttcctagttaggaaccgatgttaaattttagcacaatgtgttaaacgtgtttgaaacatgagtgtgaggtcgtgggtattgtataattcatgagcagtgtctactTATAATATTGTTGTTGATATCGAGTATAAGTATAAAGTTGAACACGTGTTAATTTGTAAGATAAATGTAAACCtatgatggtggattgtgacattatgagatgttaaattgtagacatgatatttgattgtgaataagtgtgtgtgtgtttaacacttgatgtgacaataattgtatagtaagttgtgaattatacaataacccgaccaatgtttgtattgagaaaatgtttatgcgcattgttaaagagaaagtgtaggttcctagttaggaaccagtgttaaattgtagcgcaatatgttaaatgtgtttgaaacacgagtgtgaagTCATGggtgtataattcatgagcggTGTCTgcttacaaaaattattttaggggttagacctAAATCAAGAAGGTGAGGccctaacggattcttcggagtctaggccttgagagtaaagacactcggtttgaatgttcctttaagcctatgttgatcctatatggttggaacattctcgcaaaataaAGTGACCCTAACCGAtaaccttatgattttacttagtgaaaatgacctgacatactcattgtgtgatgtgtcttgttatgtactcctaagcgccccaaagtggtttttcattgacatggtatcacattgtatataggtttgagtcttagcataactattgcataatgcttgctaattgtttatcatgaaattgatgagtgttattatgtcttgatcgaagtgtgtgatttatgtgtaatgtgattgatgattgaaaagtgaattttaaatgacagtggtggaattacgtgagttatgtttaagtaagttgtatatcatttatattatatgtatatctagttgtc
It contains:
- the LOC100813731 gene encoding uncharacterized protein isoform X1, whose protein sequence is MDMVNNANSAATSSPSQTQVVVPMASAQFSSPSVELTTSSPPAHVVQMASPQPRHPSRHILENKREYLEKCIPLYKLALRGDWNAARRMIDADTSLLNAAITKEWGTLLHVVAGTDQVHFVDLLVKLLNPDDLELKNFNGNTAFCYAAASGNLQIASLMIKKNAGLPKIRGGEGATPFYMAALQGKDDMARHLYDLTTGILEEDEWTTLFFLCIKNGLYDIALKMLQEHSMLALERDENNDTALHLLARMPSGFTGHGQWYPPSQILNNSMKPTPFVQLVECLWNKLLEQDYDETEMRTFISVPSQITFDATQVGNFQFVAALMRSYPDLLWEVDDKNRSIIHIAVIHRHSSIYSLIHELGSFKDFIATFEDDEGNNILHYAAKLTPPDKLGLISGAALQMTHELLWFKEVKELMLLLDVEKKNAKGKTPREIFAEEHKELLTKAESWTKSTSISCMLVSTLITAGVFTATFMLPGGIHKKTQTPNFLHKPAFLAFSLSVAFALISASASILMFLSILISSYAEEECFKLLPKRLLIGMVAQIISITNMMVAFSAAFCMSYSHGSKWVQIFIFVISIVPLFLLFPLCWFDIIRSSYFCMPLFRRRK
- the LOC100813731 gene encoding uncharacterized protein isoform X2, which gives rise to MDMVNNANSAATSSPSQTQVVVPMASAQFSSPSVELTTSSPPAHVVQMASPQPRHPSRHILENKRTDQVHFVDLLVKLLNPDDLELKNFNGNTAFCYAAASGNLQIASLMIKKNAGLPKIRGGEGATPFYMAALQGKDDMARHLYDLTTGILEEDEWTTLFFLCIKNGLYDIALKMLQEHSMLALERDENNDTALHLLARMPSGFTGHGQWYPPSQILNNSMKPTPFVQLVECLWNKLLEQDYDETEMRTFISVPSQITFDATQVGNFQFVAALMRSYPDLLWEVDDKNRSIIHIAVIHRHSSIYSLIHELGSFKDFIATFEDDEGNNILHYAAKLTPPDKLGLISGAALQMTHELLWFKEVKELMLLLDVEKKNAKGKTPREIFAEEHKELLTKAESWTKSTSISCMLVSTLITAGVFTATFMLPGGIHKKTQTPNFLHKPAFLAFSLSVAFALISASASILMFLSILISSYAEEECFKLLPKRLLIGMVAQIISITNMMVAFSAAFCMSYSHGSKWVQIFIFVISIVPLFLLFPLCWFDIIRSSYFCMPLFRRRK